In a single window of the Pontibacter russatus genome:
- a CDS encoding isoprenyl transferase translates to MNLRENVNLGNLPRHIAVIMDGNGRWAKQRGGLRIFGHQNAVKAVRDTVEAAAELGVEYLTLYAFSTENWSRPMEEVSALMTLLVSTIRKETATLNKNNIRLQTIGDTASLPKACQRELLEAMDLTKQNSRMTLVLALSYSGRWDITQAMRQVALQVEQGNLQADDISEATIAAHLSTAGIPDPELLIRTSGEQRISNFLLWQLAYTELYITELLWPDFRKEQLYEAIISFQRRERRFGKTSEQIIK, encoded by the coding sequence ATGAATCTTCGGGAGAACGTAAACTTAGGCAATTTGCCAAGGCATATAGCCGTTATCATGGACGGTAACGGGCGTTGGGCGAAGCAACGGGGCGGGCTCCGGATATTTGGCCATCAGAACGCTGTGAAGGCGGTGCGCGACACCGTGGAGGCAGCGGCGGAACTCGGTGTCGAATACCTGACCCTGTACGCTTTCTCCACAGAGAACTGGTCGCGGCCAATGGAGGAGGTGTCGGCCCTGATGACACTGCTGGTGTCCACCATCCGCAAAGAAACCGCCACCCTCAACAAGAACAACATTCGGCTGCAGACCATCGGCGACACAGCCAGCTTGCCAAAGGCTTGCCAGCGGGAGTTGCTGGAGGCCATGGACCTTACCAAACAGAACTCCCGCATGACGCTCGTGCTGGCGTTGAGCTACAGTGGCCGCTGGGATATAACGCAGGCGATGCGCCAGGTGGCCCTGCAGGTAGAGCAGGGAAACTTGCAGGCCGATGATATAAGCGAGGCGACAATAGCGGCGCACCTGTCCACGGCAGGCATTCCGGACCCAGAGTTGCTCATCCGCACCAGCGGCGAACAGCGCATCAGCAACTTTCTGTTGTGGCAGCTAGCTTATACTGAGCTTTACATTACGGAGTTGCTGTGGCCCGATTTCAGGAAAGAGCAGCTCTACGAGGCAATCATCTCCTTCCAGCGCCGCGAGAGGCGCTTTGGCAAGACAAGCGAACAAATAATTAAGTGA